The following are encoded together in the Geobacter sulfurreducens PCA genome:
- a CDS encoding selenobacteriocin, producing the protein MGKDRMKQLLAGLGIASLVAGAGAMGPGPALGTSGUGKSSGAGSAKEKAKSGUGGSSGAGGAAKKDAAAAEEVKKDPAAPDVKKDAASDTAADKAKKKAKKKKADKPAEKKTETPAKQ; encoded by the coding sequence ATGGGTAAGGACAGGATGAAGCAGCTTCTGGCGGGACTCGGCATTGCGTCGCTGGTTGCCGGTGCCGGAGCCATGGGGCCCGGGCCGGCGCTTGGTACGAGCGGCTGAGGCAAGTCTTCCGGCGCCGGGAGCGCCAAGGAGAAGGCGAAGAGTGGCTGAGGCGGATCGTCCGGCGCCGGTGGCGCCGCAAAGAAGGATGCCGCAGCAGCCGAAGAGGTAAAGAAGGACCCCGCAGCCCCAGATGTGAAGAAGGATGCCGCATCCGATACGGCGGCCGACAAAGCTAAGAAGAAGGCCAAGAAAAAGAAGGCCGACAAGCCTGCGGAAAAGAAGACGGAAACACCTGCCAAGCAGTGA
- the sbtM gene encoding thio(seleno)oxazole modification radical SAM maturase SbtM — protein MTPDKTLLSSDDRKNLRAARRRVAAMADAVPCDRARIQVNPRLELVAVSVRDTPSEGVPMGSGFWVVWRDPSDGAVRSEEAGPADLLALKLVLEERDAEDAAREAGVPVGRIDDCLWGAAARGLIIMPPSRLRRPPSWPVSAESEDLLAARVFTLQWHITQECDLHCLHCYDRTSQGVFSLLRGVELLDDLRRFCAERFVRGQVSFTGGNPFLHAEFAALYGAALDRGLSAAILGNPVSREQLLGIVALGRPVYYQVSLEGLEAHNDHIRGAGHFRRTLAFLDLLREEGIPCEVMLTLTRDNMDQVLALGEILRGRADAFSFNRLAPFGEGASLALPEPAAYEAFFDRYVAAMEENPVLALKDNLLNLALSLRGRVLFDGCAGFGCGAAFNFLSVLADGQVHACRKFPSPIGSVHGSSLSERYDSPAAERYRSRSLACEGCRLYSRCGGCPAVTAGLGLDPLRDRDPFCFR, from the coding sequence ATGACTCCCGACAAGACTCTCCTTTCCAGTGACGATCGCAAGAATCTGCGCGCTGCACGGCGCCGGGTTGCCGCCATGGCCGATGCTGTGCCCTGCGATAGGGCACGGATACAGGTGAATCCCCGCCTTGAACTTGTTGCCGTATCCGTCCGTGATACGCCCTCGGAGGGAGTCCCGATGGGGAGCGGCTTCTGGGTGGTCTGGCGCGATCCCTCCGACGGTGCGGTGCGCTCGGAAGAGGCCGGACCGGCCGACCTGCTCGCCCTGAAGCTCGTCCTGGAGGAGAGGGATGCGGAGGATGCCGCCCGCGAGGCCGGGGTTCCGGTGGGGAGGATCGACGACTGCCTGTGGGGGGCTGCTGCCCGGGGGCTGATCATCATGCCCCCTTCACGCCTTCGTCGGCCGCCGTCCTGGCCGGTATCGGCAGAGAGCGAGGACTTGCTCGCGGCTCGGGTATTTACCCTCCAGTGGCACATCACTCAGGAGTGCGACCTCCACTGCCTCCATTGCTATGACCGGACCAGCCAAGGTGTCTTTTCACTGCTCCGGGGGGTGGAACTGCTAGACGATCTCCGCAGGTTCTGCGCTGAGCGGTTCGTGCGGGGCCAGGTCTCCTTTACCGGCGGGAATCCCTTCCTGCACGCGGAGTTCGCGGCATTGTACGGTGCCGCCCTGGATCGTGGCCTGTCCGCCGCAATACTGGGAAACCCGGTGTCGCGCGAACAGCTCTTGGGCATCGTTGCCCTGGGGCGGCCGGTCTATTACCAGGTGAGTCTCGAAGGGCTGGAGGCCCACAACGATCACATCCGGGGGGCGGGCCATTTCAGGAGAACCCTTGCCTTTCTCGACCTGCTCCGGGAGGAGGGGATTCCCTGCGAGGTCATGCTGACCCTCACCCGGGACAATATGGACCAGGTCCTTGCCTTGGGGGAGATCCTGCGGGGCCGCGCCGACGCCTTCAGTTTCAACCGGCTGGCCCCCTTTGGCGAGGGGGCATCCCTGGCGTTGCCAGAACCCGCGGCATACGAGGCGTTCTTTGATCGGTATGTGGCGGCCATGGAGGAAAACCCGGTCCTTGCCCTGAAGGACAATCTGCTCAATCTGGCGCTCTCCCTCCGGGGGCGCGTGCTGTTCGACGGTTGCGCCGGTTTCGGCTGCGGCGCCGCGTTTAACTTCCTTTCCGTGCTTGCCGACGGACAGGTCCACGCCTGCCGCAAGTTTCCGTCACCCATCGGGTCGGTCCACGGGTCCTCCCTGTCCGAGCGCTACGATTCCCCCGCAGCCGAGCGATATCGGTCACGGAGCCTGGCCTGCGAGGGCTGTCGGCTCTACTCCCGGTGCGGCGGCTGCCCGGCAGTAACTGCCGGCCTCGGGCTGGACCCTCTCCGTGACCGTGATCCCTTCTGTTTCCGGTAA
- a CDS encoding MTH1187 family thiamine-binding protein codes for MNVMVDLCIVPIGVGVSLSPYVAACQKVLDEAGLKTSLHSYGTNIEGEWDAVFAAVRRCHEVVHGMGAPRITTTIKLGTRTDRVQTMEDKVRSVQEKMG; via the coding sequence ATGAACGTGATGGTTGATCTGTGCATCGTGCCGATCGGCGTGGGAGTTTCCCTTTCGCCTTACGTGGCGGCCTGTCAGAAGGTGCTTGACGAGGCGGGGCTCAAGACCTCGCTCCATTCCTACGGTACGAACATCGAGGGGGAGTGGGATGCCGTGTTCGCCGCCGTCAGGCGCTGCCACGAGGTGGTGCACGGGATGGGCGCGCCCCGCATCACCACCACCATCAAGCTGGGAACCCGCACGGACCGGGTCCAGACCATGGAGGACAAGGTGCGGAGCGTTCAGGAGAAGATGGGGTAG
- a CDS encoding penicillin-binding protein 1A, whose amino-acid sequence MSNLLYGLTLFIVVALTLASPAGAQDAIATHPIQPAGYSSIKVFDRNGRFAGRILPEKRYWVPIDRIPAFLQKAVVAVEDARFYEHSGIDVRGIARALVKDVVKGRLAEGGSTITQQLIKNKYLSGEKSIERKLEEARLAMDYEKKYSKKQILEMYFNEIYYGRGAWGIAQAARVYFDKNPEELTEAECALLAGVPKNPGRYNPLGKAADVGRRRDVVLKRMTDLNMISARQKQKLRSQRVAVTPPDQASWYLAHIRNLLVERYGPQVIEAGGLEVTAAMDLNLQKLAEKTLREGVKRVSPDLQGALMSLDPATGDVLAAVGGVDFAKSSYDRAFLARRQPGSAIKPLIYAAALEKGITAASVWDDSPVAYVRGANQTWKPRNYGGEQYGELSLRKALAYSNNVITVKVLETIGVPYFVEIARNLGLSLRSPNDLSLALGTDEVTLRDLVSAYTPLANGGLRAEARTVLRIYDKRRRAWTDNPPAVTQAISPAAAYVTTQMLKDVMVYGTAKSLRKFSQARPAAGKTGTTDDYRDAWFIGYTPGVVTGIWVGHDKPRPGGKGFTGGTVAAPIWERFMGPALSGRPAADFARPETVVAVTVDPATGYRAAPECPEQREELFIAGTEPVAYCPAHGGELLMPESPDLPVPEGETREPAATDNPM is encoded by the coding sequence ATGTCAAACCTGCTGTATGGCCTGACCCTGTTCATCGTCGTTGCCCTGACCCTGGCATCCCCGGCCGGGGCCCAGGATGCCATCGCCACTCATCCAATCCAGCCCGCCGGCTATTCTTCCATAAAGGTTTTCGACCGTAACGGCCGGTTTGCGGGCCGGATTCTTCCCGAAAAGCGCTACTGGGTTCCCATCGACCGCATCCCTGCCTTCCTGCAGAAGGCGGTTGTGGCGGTGGAGGATGCCCGCTTCTACGAGCATAGCGGCATCGATGTGCGGGGTATCGCCCGTGCCCTGGTGAAGGACGTGGTCAAGGGGCGGCTGGCCGAGGGTGGCTCGACCATTACCCAGCAGCTGATCAAGAACAAGTATCTCTCCGGCGAGAAGAGCATCGAGCGCAAACTGGAAGAAGCCCGGCTGGCAATGGACTACGAGAAGAAATACAGCAAGAAGCAGATCCTTGAGATGTATTTCAATGAAATTTACTACGGCCGGGGAGCCTGGGGGATCGCCCAGGCGGCCCGCGTCTACTTCGACAAGAACCCTGAGGAACTGACCGAGGCCGAATGCGCCCTGCTGGCGGGCGTGCCCAAAAATCCGGGCCGCTACAATCCGTTGGGCAAGGCGGCTGACGTGGGGCGGCGCAGGGACGTGGTCCTCAAGCGGATGACGGACCTCAATATGATTTCCGCCCGGCAGAAGCAGAAGCTGCGCAGCCAGCGGGTGGCCGTTACCCCGCCGGACCAGGCATCGTGGTATCTGGCCCATATCCGGAACCTGCTGGTGGAGCGGTACGGCCCCCAGGTCATCGAGGCGGGGGGACTGGAAGTGACAGCGGCCATGGATCTGAACCTGCAGAAACTAGCCGAAAAGACCCTGCGGGAAGGGGTGAAGCGGGTTTCGCCCGACCTTCAGGGAGCGCTGATGTCCCTGGATCCCGCCACTGGCGATGTACTGGCGGCCGTGGGGGGCGTGGACTTCGCCAAGAGCTCCTATGACCGGGCATTCCTGGCGCGGCGCCAGCCCGGCTCGGCAATAAAGCCCCTGATCTATGCGGCTGCCCTGGAAAAGGGGATCACTGCCGCGAGCGTCTGGGATGATTCCCCGGTTGCCTACGTCCGCGGCGCCAACCAAACCTGGAAGCCCAGGAACTACGGCGGCGAGCAGTACGGGGAACTTTCCCTGAGGAAGGCCCTGGCCTACTCGAACAACGTCATCACAGTCAAGGTGCTGGAGACGATCGGCGTTCCCTACTTCGTGGAGATTGCCAGGAATCTGGGACTGTCGCTCCGATCGCCCAACGACCTCTCGCTGGCCCTGGGCACCGACGAGGTGACCCTGCGTGATCTCGTTTCGGCGTACACCCCCCTGGCCAACGGAGGACTCCGGGCCGAAGCCAGGACCGTGCTCCGGATCTACGACAAGCGCCGTCGCGCCTGGACCGACAATCCGCCGGCCGTCACTCAGGCCATCTCGCCCGCCGCGGCCTATGTCACGACCCAGATGCTCAAGGACGTGATGGTGTACGGCACGGCCAAGTCGCTCAGGAAGTTCAGCCAGGCCCGGCCGGCCGCCGGCAAGACCGGCACCACCGACGATTACCGGGACGCTTGGTTCATCGGCTATACTCCGGGTGTCGTTACCGGCATCTGGGTCGGCCACGACAAGCCCAGGCCGGGAGGGAAAGGGTTCACGGGGGGTACCGTGGCCGCGCCCATCTGGGAGCGGTTCATGGGACCGGCCCTGTCCGGTCGGCCGGCCGCCGACTTCGCCCGGCCGGAAACGGTCGTTGCCGTGACCGTGGACCCTGCCACGGGATACCGGGCAGCGCCGGAGTGCCCGGAACAGCGGGAAGAATTATTTATTGCCGGCACTGAGCCGGTCGCATACTGCCCTGCCCACGGCGGGGAGCTCCTGATGCCCGAATCGCCCGATCTGCCGGTGCCGGAAGGGGAAACCCGGGAGCCTGCGGCCACCGACAATCCGATGTGA